CTCGGCTGGAGGTGGCGGCCCGGCTCGCGGCGACCACCGACCTCCCCCTGTCCCAGGTCGCCCGCCGGTCGGGCTTCGCGTCGGCGGAGAGCCTGCGGCAGGCCTTCGTGTCGAAGTTCGGGACCAGCCCTCGGACCTTCCGCCACACCCAGGCTCATACCTCGCCCTGATCGGCCGTGCGCGCAGGGCAGTGCCGGGCGCGCCGGGCAGTGCGGGCCGACCCGAACCGGTCCGGTCGTCAACCGAGCGCGTAACGAAGCACAGCGACCCCGGTCGGCGTGCTGTCGCTGTCGAGCAGCCGGAACTCCAGTGGTGGAGTGCCGTCGGAGAACATCCGTTTGCCGGCCCCGAGCACCACCGGGAACACCAGCAGGCACAGCTCGTCGACGAGGCGGGCGGCGAACAGCGCCGGCAGCAGGCCACTGCTGCCGAAGACGACGATGGTGCCGTCCGTGTCGAGCTTCACCCGCTCGACGTCGGCGACCTCGGACAGGGCGACCGTGTGCTGCCACGAACCGGAAGTGCCCTCCCGCGAGAGGACGTACTTCGGCATCCGGTTCATGGCGTCGACGGGATCGGAAGGCTCGGCTCCGGACCAGGCGGCGGCGAAACCGTCGTAGGTGCGGCGGCCGAGCAACATGGCCGCGGCGGAAGTCGTCTCGGCGCTCATGACAGCGGCGACCGCATCGTCCATCCGGTCCGACACCCAACCACCCGCCACGAAGCCACCGTCGCGATCCTCGTCGGCGAACAACGGCGACTGGATCACACCGTCGAGCGTGACGAAGTTGACGACCTTGATCGTGCCCATCGTGGTCCGGTCCTTCCTCTTGCCCGGCGGATCAGCCGGCGGCCGATCCGGTCCAGGGTAGCGACGGCGCCTACGCCCAGCAGGCCCAGCGCGAGGGGCCGCACCCACAGGCTGATCGGCCACCCCGCGCCGGCCAGGGTGAGGTGACCGGAGGGGTACTCCAGCAGCCGGGCGGTGAACCGCGCGAGTGGTGCGTTCTCGTGCCGGGCCAGGTCGGCCAGTGTCGCGTCGAACGCGAAACCCCCGGCAGGTGCGGCGTGTACGAACTCCAGCGGCAGGCCCTGTCGACCAGCCCAGGACCGCAGCTTCGGGTCGAGGTGGGCGGCCGCGTCGCGGCCGGGCACCATCAGCCGGTCCAGGTCCAGCAGCGGGGCGTCGGCGAGATCGTGCCGCGGGACCAGTCGCAGGCCGTGCTCGGTCGTGACCGGCGTCCGCCGTCCCCCGGCGGCCAGCGACGTGGTCCTGGACGCGAAGGCAGGACCGGGATAGGTGTCGAAGGCGGAGGCGAGCTCGATCTCGGAGACTCCCGGCGTCAGGACCATCCCGACCCTCGGCCGGTTCCAGTCGTAGGCCCCGCCGAGTACGTACAGGGCCCGGTCGGACCGGGTCAGGGAGTCGGCGCGGATCGACGGCTCCGAACCCAACCGGGAGTCCGGATACCCGATCGTGGCCGCCAGCCGGTGGGCGTTCCGTACGCCGACATAGCGGCCGACCACGTGCAGCGCGGCACTGGTGCCGGAGGTGACACCGGCGGCGCTCAGCACGTTGCCGTCCTCGACGTACCGCTTCCCTCGCACCCAGTCGGTGCCGGGATAGCGACGCGACCACTTCGCCAGGTTCGCCCAGTTGGCCGTGGCCCGGCGTCCCCTGAGCAGGCCGGCGTCGGCGAGCACCTCGGCGCCGTCGCACACCGACATCACGGTCCGCACCCCGGCGGCGTGGCGCCGCAGCCAGTCGGCGACCGGACGCTGCTCGACGGAGCCGACGGCCCACATGGCCGGGACCACGACCACCTCCGGATCCTTCCCGGACAGCCGCCGGTCGAGTTCGGCCAACGAGAGGTGGGGAATCACGTCCAGCCCACCACTGAGGATCGCGGGGGCCGGCTCCGGGGCGGCGGTGTAGACGTTGAACGCACCGGACTCGGCGAACACCTCGTAGGGCGCGAGTGCGTCGGTGATCTCCAGGCCCCGGTTGCTCAGCAGCACGACGACCGTCGGCTTGTCCGGATCGTGTTCCGGCGGCACCGGTCGAGCGCTGCCCGCGGTGGTCCGCGCCGAGGCCGGCGGCGGGTCGTAGCGATCGGCCAGGGCCGCCTGCACCCCGAAGACACTCACCAGCACCGGTGGCGCCACGAACGCGGC
This Actinopolymorpha cephalotaxi DNA region includes the following protein-coding sequences:
- a CDS encoding DJ-1/PfpI family protein, with the translated sequence MLRALRVLVYAAAFVAPPVLVSVFGVQAALADRYDPPPASARTTAGSARPVPPEHDPDKPTVVVLLSNRGLEITDALAPYEVFAESGAFNVYTAAPEPAPAILSGGLDVIPHLSLAELDRRLSGKDPEVVVVPAMWAVGSVEQRPVADWLRRHAAGVRTVMSVCDGAEVLADAGLLRGRRATANWANLAKWSRRYPGTDWVRGKRYVEDGNVLSAAGVTSGTSAALHVVGRYVGVRNAHRLAATIGYPDSRLGSEPSIRADSLTRSDRALYVLGGAYDWNRPRVGMVLTPGVSEIELASAFDTYPGPAFASRTTSLAAGGRRTPVTTEHGLRLVPRHDLADAPLLDLDRLMVPGRDAAAHLDPKLRSWAGRQGLPLEFVHAAPAGGFAFDATLADLARHENAPLARFTARLLEYPSGHLTLAGAGWPISLWVRPLALGLLGVGAVATLDRIGRRLIRRARGRTGPRWARSRSSTSSRSTV
- a CDS encoding dihydrofolate reductase family protein, with translation MGTIKVVNFVTLDGVIQSPLFADEDRDGGFVAGGWVSDRMDDAVAAVMSAETTSAAAMLLGRRTYDGFAAAWSGAEPSDPVDAMNRMPKYVLSREGTSGSWQHTVALSEVADVERVKLDTDGTIVVFGSSGLLPALFAARLVDELCLLVFPVVLGAGKRMFSDGTPPLEFRLLDSDSTPTGVAVLRYALG